From a region of the Pseudoxanthomonas sp. X-1 genome:
- a CDS encoding serine hydrolase domain-containing protein: MMSFKRLAVLLLAAALLSPFGVTAEDPLPHALARQMAVNAERYGIPGQAMLVAHDGQVLFRGAQGEADVRTHERLTTDFVFPVYSLSKLFVSTLVMQLVEQGKVALDMPASAYLPGLPARWKAIPVRDFLDHTSGVPDYFDARQGKGAAADTVFPPDLQTVFASLADAPLQFPPGTESRYTQTNYLVLAALLARQYGKPYPQVAQERIIRRLHLRHTWLGGSALPEQRVVTSYIGRQGHLEEEQELPWPAYAYGHAALYTSLDDLARFLQAMTSGELVGKATLQRLWQPRLLANGRRGWFAAGWESGESGAYRQVGHDGGTRVRVRILFEGSLDGDLYTFVYLTNGSAKNVWSRVLVDSAMAVVAPERFPVETLSEAMVRYALQPQAEGDALAQAKAIRAGTTLDAATLERTINNAGYTLRDNLGIDPALRVFALNTVLFPDSANAWDSLAEAHATRGDAAQAKALYEKARGLRDKPRDEDAKAGRPGG; encoded by the coding sequence ATGATGTCGTTCAAGCGTCTGGCGGTGCTGCTGCTCGCGGCCGCACTTCTCTCTCCTTTTGGCGTGACTGCGGAAGACCCGCTGCCCCATGCGCTGGCGCGGCAGATGGCGGTCAACGCGGAGCGCTACGGCATCCCGGGCCAGGCGATGCTGGTGGCGCACGATGGCCAAGTGCTCTTTCGGGGTGCGCAGGGCGAGGCCGACGTAAGAACCCACGAACGCCTGACGACCGACTTCGTGTTCCCCGTCTACTCCTTGAGCAAGCTCTTCGTCAGCACCCTGGTCATGCAGCTGGTGGAGCAGGGGAAAGTGGCGCTGGACATGCCTGCGAGCGCCTACCTGCCCGGCCTGCCGGCACGCTGGAAGGCGATCCCGGTGCGCGACTTCCTCGACCACACCTCGGGCGTACCGGATTATTTCGACGCCCGCCAGGGCAAGGGCGCCGCGGCGGACACGGTGTTTCCGCCCGACCTGCAGACGGTGTTCGCGTCCCTGGCCGACGCCCCGCTGCAGTTTCCGCCGGGGACCGAATCCCGCTACACCCAGACGAACTATCTCGTGCTGGCGGCACTGCTGGCCAGGCAGTACGGCAAGCCCTATCCGCAGGTGGCGCAGGAACGCATCATCCGCAGACTGCACCTGCGGCACACCTGGCTCGGTGGCTCCGCGTTGCCCGAGCAGCGCGTGGTCACTTCCTACATCGGCAGGCAGGGCCATCTGGAGGAGGAACAGGAGCTGCCTTGGCCCGCGTACGCCTACGGCCATGCCGCGCTGTACACCTCGCTGGACGACCTCGCCCGGTTCCTGCAGGCCATGACCTCCGGTGAGCTGGTGGGCAAGGCCACCCTGCAGCGGCTCTGGCAGCCGCGACTGCTGGCGAACGGGCGGCGCGGCTGGTTCGCTGCCGGCTGGGAATCCGGGGAGAGCGGCGCGTACCGGCAGGTCGGCCATGACGGCGGCACCCGCGTCCGCGTCCGCATCCTCTTCGAGGGCTCGCTGGACGGCGACCTCTACACCTTCGTCTATCTGACCAATGGCAGCGCGAAGAACGTCTGGTCGCGCGTGCTGGTGGACAGCGCGATGGCGGTGGTGGCACCAGAGCGGTTTCCCGTGGAGACGCTGTCCGAAGCCATGGTGCGCTATGCACTGCAGCCGCAGGCCGAGGGCGATGCGCTGGCGCAGGCGAAGGCGATCCGTGCCGGCACCACGCTGGACGCCGCCACGCTGGAGCGGACCATCAACAATGCCGGCTATACCCTTCGCGACAACCTGGGCATCGACCCCGCGCTGCGCGTGTTCGCACTGAACACGGTGCTCTTCCCGGATTCGGCGAACGCCTGGGACAGCCTGGCCGAGGCGCATGCGACGCGCGGGGATGCGGCGCAGGCCAAGGCCCTGTACGAGAAGGCGCGCGGCCTCCGCGACAAGCCGAGGGACGAGGACGCCAAAGCGGGACGCCCCGGCGGCTAG
- a CDS encoding winged helix-turn-helix domain-containing protein: MSLRFDHFRLDPAALQIFRGDAQLDAPPQVVEVLCHLIQNADRVVPRQELLDRFWPRAGTGGDAALNTCIRRIRTLLEDDADAPRYIQTRPRAGYRFVGSLMADAPPPSPVPRRAFRPALAVGLSVALTLGGAVWAWGAGMFSRPDQRIAIEPAQGLCEYVLFPHFNLGLRESLLAQVSDRLPAGYSVASDGQHADLHVRVSVRQTAQQTVVVLTLLDEGQGRVLWSGEFSEATDLENYVPLQRSLARRMAAGLTQALDRHS; this comes from the coding sequence ATGTCGTTGCGTTTCGACCATTTCAGGCTGGACCCGGCCGCCCTGCAGATCTTCCGGGGGGATGCGCAGCTGGACGCCCCGCCTCAGGTGGTGGAGGTCCTCTGCCATCTCATTCAGAACGCGGACCGGGTCGTGCCGCGACAGGAACTGCTGGACCGGTTCTGGCCGCGCGCGGGCACCGGCGGAGACGCGGCCCTCAATACCTGCATTCGCCGCATCCGCACCCTGCTGGAGGACGATGCCGATGCGCCGCGCTACATCCAGACGCGGCCCCGGGCGGGTTATCGTTTCGTCGGGTCGCTCATGGCCGATGCGCCACCGCCATCTCCCGTTCCCCGTCGCGCCTTCAGGCCGGCGCTGGCCGTCGGCCTGTCCGTGGCCCTGACGCTCGGCGGCGCGGTCTGGGCATGGGGGGCCGGCATGTTCTCGCGGCCGGACCAGCGCATCGCCATCGAGCCTGCGCAGGGACTGTGCGAATACGTGCTGTTCCCGCACTTCAACCTGGGCCTGCGCGAGAGTCTGCTGGCGCAGGTCAGCGACCGTCTGCCCGCCGGCTACAGCGTGGCCTCGGACGGCCAGCACGCCGACCTGCATGTCCGCGTCAGCGTGCGGCAGACCGCGCAGCAGACCGTGGTCGTCCTGACCCTGCTCGACGAAGGCCAGGGGCGCGTGCTGTGGTCGGGCGAATTCTCGGAGGCCACGGACCTGGAGAACTACGTGCCGCTGCAGCGCTCGCTGGCCAGGCGCATGGCCGCGGGCCTGACCCAGGCCCTGGATCGACATTCCTGA
- a CDS encoding excinuclease ABC subunit UvrA translates to MPGSSRVESPPATTAGGFVQVRGAREHNLKDVDVSIPRNALVVFSGVSGSGKSSLAFGTLYAEAQRRYFESVAPYARRLIDQVGVPDVDAIEGLPPAVALQQQRGASNTRSSVGSVTTLSSLVRMMYSRAGAYPAGQPMLYVEDFSPNTPQGACPTCHGLGHVYEVTEAIMVPDPSLSIRERAIASWPPAWQGQNLRDILVSLGYDVDRPWKDLPKKDRDWILFTEETPTVPVYAGFTPAETRAALKRKLEPSYMGTFTGARRYVLHTFANTQSALMRKRVSRFMEGKLCPSCHGKRLKPEALSVTFAGVDIGAFLQMPLDQLAALLEPIAQGDFGAHAEGAGTDREATRRDRAKRAASGRATHAVAPDVRRTSALSEEKRLAAQRLAGSVVARLRQLRGLGLGYLTLERATPTLSAGELQRLRLATQLSSLLFGVVYVLDEPSAGLHPSDSQALYDALDRLRDAGNSVFVVEHDLDLMRRAQWLVDVGPDAGEHGGHVLYSGEPDGLRKIAQSRTARYLFGEIPTPASRAREAAGWLEMQGIHRHNLRGVDARIPLGVLTAVTGISGSGKSSLVAQALPELLLLHLGHEPEDDADSATSEGPAVIEATGGHLAGDVDALQRLVQVDQKPIGRTPRSNLATYTGLFDHVRKLFAATADARRRRYDAGRFSFNVAKGRCETCEGEGFVSVELLFMPSVYAPCPTCHGARYNEATLKVRWNGRNIAEVLQMTVDEAGAFFVGEDAVARPLHLLRDIGLGYLRLGQPATELSGGEAQRIKLATELQRSQRGRSLYVLDEPTTGLHASDVDRLLVQLQRLVDAGNTVVMIEHDMRAVAQADWVIDVGPGAGAAGGRIVVAGSPRTVAGTPGSLTAPFLAQALVAGSAGEG, encoded by the coding sequence ATGCCAGGCTCTTCTCGCGTTGAATCCCCTCCCGCGACAACGGCCGGCGGCTTCGTCCAGGTGCGCGGCGCGCGCGAGCACAACCTCAAGGATGTGGATGTGTCCATCCCGCGCAACGCGCTGGTGGTGTTCTCGGGGGTCTCCGGCTCCGGAAAGTCTTCGCTCGCCTTCGGCACCCTCTATGCCGAGGCCCAGCGACGCTACTTCGAGTCCGTGGCCCCCTATGCACGGCGGCTGATCGACCAGGTGGGCGTGCCGGACGTCGATGCGATCGAAGGCCTGCCGCCCGCGGTGGCGCTGCAGCAGCAGCGGGGCGCCAGCAACACGCGTTCCTCCGTGGGGAGTGTGACCACGCTATCCAGTCTGGTGCGGATGATGTACTCACGCGCGGGCGCCTATCCGGCCGGGCAGCCGATGCTGTATGTCGAGGACTTCTCGCCCAACACGCCGCAGGGGGCGTGCCCCACCTGTCATGGCCTGGGCCACGTGTACGAAGTGACCGAGGCGATCATGGTCCCCGATCCCTCGCTGTCCATCCGCGAGCGTGCGATCGCCTCGTGGCCACCCGCCTGGCAGGGCCAGAACCTGCGCGACATCCTGGTCAGCCTGGGCTACGACGTCGACCGGCCGTGGAAGGACCTGCCGAAGAAGGACCGCGACTGGATCCTGTTCACCGAGGAAACGCCAACGGTGCCGGTGTATGCGGGCTTCACGCCTGCCGAGACCCGTGCCGCGCTCAAGCGCAAGCTGGAGCCAAGCTACATGGGCACCTTCACCGGTGCCCGGCGGTATGTGCTGCACACCTTCGCCAACACCCAGAGCGCGCTGATGCGAAAGCGCGTGTCCCGTTTCATGGAGGGCAAGCTGTGCCCCAGCTGCCACGGCAAGCGGCTCAAGCCCGAGGCGCTGTCGGTCACCTTCGCCGGCGTGGACATCGGCGCCTTCCTGCAGATGCCGCTGGACCAGCTGGCGGCCCTGCTCGAACCGATTGCCCAAGGCGACTTCGGCGCCCATGCGGAGGGGGCGGGGACGGACAGGGAGGCGACCCGACGTGACCGTGCCAAGCGCGCGGCCTCCGGCCGTGCGACGCATGCGGTAGCGCCCGACGTGCGGCGCACCTCCGCACTGTCGGAAGAAAAGCGCCTTGCCGCGCAGCGCCTGGCCGGCAGCGTGGTGGCACGCCTGCGCCAACTGCGCGGTCTGGGCCTCGGCTACCTCACGCTGGAACGCGCCACGCCGACGCTTTCGGCAGGCGAGTTGCAGCGATTGCGATTGGCGACGCAGCTGAGTTCGCTGCTGTTCGGCGTGGTGTACGTGCTCGACGAGCCTTCGGCCGGACTGCACCCCTCCGACAGCCAGGCGTTGTACGACGCGCTCGATCGGCTGCGTGACGCGGGCAATTCGGTGTTCGTGGTGGAACACGACCTGGACCTGATGCGTCGCGCGCAATGGCTGGTGGATGTCGGGCCGGATGCCGGGGAGCATGGCGGCCATGTGCTCTACAGCGGCGAGCCGGATGGCCTGCGCAAGATTGCCCAGTCGCGCACCGCGCGCTACCTGTTCGGTGAAATCCCCACGCCGGCCAGCCGGGCACGCGAAGCGGCCGGCTGGCTGGAGATGCAGGGCATCCATCGCCATAACCTGCGTGGCGTGGATGCGCGTATTCCGCTGGGCGTGCTGACCGCCGTCACCGGGATCTCCGGCTCCGGCAAGTCCAGCCTCGTCGCGCAGGCCCTGCCGGAGCTGCTACTGCTGCACCTGGGCCACGAGCCGGAAGACGACGCCGACAGCGCCACCAGCGAAGGGCCTGCGGTGATCGAAGCGACCGGCGGTCATCTGGCGGGCGACGTGGACGCCCTGCAACGGCTGGTGCAGGTCGACCAGAAGCCGATCGGGCGCACGCCGCGCTCGAATCTGGCGACCTATACGGGCCTGTTCGACCATGTGCGCAAGCTGTTTGCCGCCACGGCCGATGCGCGGCGCCGCCGCTACGACGCCGGACGGTTCTCGTTCAACGTCGCCAAGGGGCGCTGCGAGACCTGCGAGGGCGAGGGCTTCGTCAGCGTGGAACTGCTGTTCATGCCCAGCGTGTATGCGCCGTGCCCGACGTGCCACGGCGCGCGCTACAACGAGGCCACGCTGAAGGTGCGCTGGAACGGGCGCAACATCGCCGAGGTCCTGCAGATGACCGTGGACGAAGCCGGCGCGTTCTTTGTCGGGGAAGACGCCGTGGCGCGGCCCCTGCACCTGCTGCGTGACATCGGACTGGGCTATCTGCGCCTGGGGCAGCCGGCGACCGAGCTTTCCGGTGGCGAGGCGCAGCGGATCAAGCTGGCGACCGAGCTTCAGCGCAGCCAGCGCGGCCGCAGCCTGTATGTGCTCGACGAGCCGACCACCGGGCTGCATGCCTCGGATGTCGACCGCTTGCTGGTGCAGTTGCAGCGCCTGGTCGATGCCGGCAATACCGTGGTGATGATCGAGCACGACATGCGTGCGGTGGCCCAGGCCGACTGGGTGATCGACGTGGGGCCAGGTGCGGGCGCGGCCGGCGGTCGCATCGTGGTGGCAGGCTCCCCGCGCACAGTGGCTGGAACGCCTGGCAGCCTGACCGCTCCGTTTCTTGCGCAGGCATTGGTCGCCGGATCCGCTGGCGAGGGTTGA
- a CDS encoding MarR family winged helix-turn-helix transcriptional regulator, which yields MPTPHPIVEELRAVSRAMVRALGFMGGDFAGTDLSPSAVHALIEIEQHGGTLTARDLGEHLRLEKSSVSRMLRKLVASGEVRETTGAEDGRMKRLALTARGRRRVAGIHAFARAQVTGALEHLGPGEDRAVLEGMRLYAAALARAGHGAPPAVPQPPRPGPEVTVRCGYRPGLIARITEMHARFYAREAGFGQRFESMVAGGLAEFCGRLDARAPSPNAVWTAEVDERIVGAVAIDGEDLGPTVAHLRWFIVDDGVRGGGIGRRLLTEALAFVDARPAFAETHLWTFDGLQAARRLYEAHGFACVEERPGSQWGREVLEQRFVRKRL from the coding sequence ATGCCCACCCCTCACCCTATCGTCGAAGAACTGCGGGCCGTCTCCCGCGCCATGGTCCGCGCGCTCGGTTTCATGGGGGGCGACTTCGCCGGGACCGATCTGTCCCCCTCCGCCGTGCATGCCCTGATCGAGATCGAGCAGCACGGGGGAACGCTGACGGCGCGCGATCTGGGCGAGCATCTGCGTCTTGAGAAATCCAGCGTGAGCCGCATGCTGCGCAAGCTGGTGGCTTCGGGCGAGGTGCGGGAAACAACCGGCGCGGAAGACGGGCGTATGAAGCGACTGGCCCTGACCGCGCGCGGCCGGCGGCGGGTGGCGGGCATCCATGCGTTCGCGCGAGCCCAGGTGACTGGCGCCCTGGAGCACCTCGGACCGGGCGAGGACCGCGCGGTGCTCGAGGGCATGCGCCTCTATGCCGCTGCGCTGGCACGCGCGGGCCATGGCGCCCCTCCGGCTGTCCCGCAACCGCCGCGCCCGGGGCCCGAGGTGACCGTGCGCTGCGGCTACCGCCCCGGACTGATCGCCCGCATTACCGAAATGCACGCGCGCTTCTATGCGCGCGAGGCAGGCTTCGGCCAGCGGTTCGAGTCCATGGTGGCGGGCGGCCTGGCGGAGTTCTGCGGGCGGCTGGACGCCCGGGCACCCTCGCCCAACGCCGTGTGGACGGCCGAGGTGGACGAACGGATCGTGGGTGCGGTGGCCATCGACGGCGAAGATCTCGGGCCAACCGTCGCCCACCTGCGCTGGTTCATCGTGGATGACGGGGTGCGCGGCGGCGGTATCGGCCGCCGTCTGCTGACCGAGGCGCTCGCGTTCGTGGACGCCCGGCCGGCCTTCGCCGAAACGCACCTGTGGACCTTCGATGGCCTGCAGGCCGCGCGACGCCTGTACGAGGCGCACGGCTTTGCCTGCGTGGAGGAGCGACCGGGGAGCCAGTGGGGGCGGGAAGTATTGGAGCAGCGTTTCGTGCGCAAGCGCCTCTAG
- a CDS encoding Imm10 family immunity protein has translation MIYRFTAEVVSVEEDDDCVVVGLADDAAMPSRHLILQNAKAYDEQDRHLQMDHVHLEIGGGSESCYGGLEQVSLLGDVLALSLSAETRGRLGITEGIEILLATRDHRERLQQALEQICAAEKIPFIQSMPGDNAE, from the coding sequence ATGATCTACAGGTTCACGGCGGAAGTTGTGTCGGTCGAGGAAGACGACGACTGCGTAGTGGTTGGGCTGGCCGATGACGCCGCTATGCCCTCGCGTCACCTGATCCTGCAGAACGCGAAGGCCTACGACGAACAGGACAGGCATCTGCAGATGGATCATGTCCACCTGGAAATCGGCGGAGGATCCGAATCCTGCTACGGGGGCTTGGAGCAGGTGTCCCTGCTTGGCGACGTCCTTGCGCTTTCGCTTTCTGCCGAGACGCGAGGCAGGCTCGGCATCACGGAGGGCATCGAGATCCTGCTGGCGACGCGGGATCACCGTGAACGGCTTCAGCAGGCGCTCGAGCAGATATGTGCCGCGGAGAAAATCCCGTTTATCCAAAGCATGCCCGGCGACAACGCGGAGTAA
- a CDS encoding TIM barrel protein: MNSGPTRRDLLRMGVLGGVGLASSALLPAWAAAPATAPSAPKGRLKQSVARWLFQQPIDQLCVTVKQVGLSAIDLVGPEEWPVLKAHGIDSPMCNGAEISLKQGFAGTEFHDELVARYTRHIDLVADAGYRNLICFSGNRNGMDPLQGMRNAEVGLKRVLGHAEKRGVVLVMELLNSRVDHADYLCDHSAWGVELCKRIGSPNFGLLFDIYHMQIMEGDIIASIRRNHEYFVHYHTAGVPGRHELDDTQELNYAAICRAIRDTGFGGYVAHEFSAAHTDPIDALRQAIALCDV; this comes from the coding sequence ATGAACAGCGGTCCCACCCGCCGCGATCTGCTGCGCATGGGCGTGCTGGGCGGCGTCGGGCTCGCCTCCTCCGCGTTGCTTCCTGCTTGGGCCGCGGCCCCTGCGACGGCGCCGTCCGCGCCTAAGGGCCGGCTGAAGCAGTCGGTGGCGCGCTGGCTCTTCCAGCAGCCCATCGACCAGCTGTGCGTGACCGTCAAGCAGGTCGGCCTGTCGGCCATCGACCTGGTCGGGCCGGAGGAGTGGCCGGTGCTGAAGGCGCACGGCATCGACAGCCCGATGTGCAACGGGGCGGAGATCAGCCTGAAGCAGGGCTTCGCCGGCACCGAGTTCCACGATGAGCTGGTCGCGCGCTACACGCGTCACATCGACCTGGTCGCCGACGCGGGCTACCGCAACCTGATCTGTTTCTCCGGGAACCGCAACGGCATGGACCCGCTGCAGGGCATGCGCAATGCCGAGGTCGGGCTCAAGCGGGTGCTGGGCCATGCCGAGAAGCGCGGCGTGGTGCTGGTGATGGAGCTGCTGAACTCGCGCGTGGACCACGCCGATTACTTGTGCGATCACTCGGCCTGGGGCGTGGAGCTGTGCAAGCGCATCGGCTCGCCCAATTTCGGCCTGCTGTTCGACATCTATCACATGCAGATCATGGAAGGCGACATCATCGCGAGCATCCGTCGCAACCATGAATACTTCGTCCACTACCATACCGCCGGCGTGCCCGGACGGCATGAGCTGGACGACACCCAGGAGCTCAACTACGCCGCCATCTGCCGCGCGATCCGCGACACCGGCTTTGGCGGCTACGTGGCGCACGAATTCAGCGCTGCCCACACCGATCCGATCGACGCGCTGCGCCAGGCCATCGCCCTGTGCGACGTGTGA
- a CDS encoding GMC family oxidoreductase has protein sequence MADNHYDAIVVGSGISGGWAAKELTERGLKVLMLERGRNIEHIKDYVNAGKEAWDYPHHDTPTQQMKADHPVLKRDYPLSESTYGMWANEKDCPYTETKRFDWFRGYHVGGRSLMWGRQSYRLSDIDFGANAKEGIAVDWPIRYADIAPWYDHVERFAGIAGTTEGLDVLPDGQFLPPIPLNIVEQDVAARLKKAFGGTRHMIHSRTANITQPKPEQGRVNCQYRNKCILGCPFGAYFSTQSATLPAAMATGNLTLRPFSIVKEVLYDKDRKRAKGVEIIDAETGQTYVFTARVVFLNASAFNSTWLLMNSATDVWEGGLGSSSGELGHNVMDHHFRVGASGRVDGYEDKYYYGRRPCGFYIPRFRNLGEERRDYVRGFGYQGGASRTGWSRDIAELNIGADLKQALTVPGEWRIGMTAFGEILPYHDNTISLNRNVKDKWGLPVLAMDVSLRENEHAMRKDMGADAAEMLEAAGVKDVEVYESDYAPGMGIHEMGTARMGRDRKTSVLNMHNQVWDAPNVYVTDGACMTSAACVNPSLTYMALTARAADHAVRELKAGNL, from the coding sequence ATGGCAGACAACCACTACGACGCGATCGTCGTCGGCTCCGGCATCAGCGGCGGCTGGGCCGCCAAGGAGCTGACCGAGCGCGGCCTGAAAGTCCTGATGCTCGAGCGCGGCCGCAACATCGAGCACATCAAGGACTACGTCAATGCGGGCAAGGAGGCCTGGGACTATCCGCACCACGACACGCCGACCCAGCAGATGAAGGCCGATCATCCGGTCCTCAAGCGCGACTATCCGCTGTCGGAAAGTACTTACGGCATGTGGGCCAACGAGAAGGACTGCCCCTACACCGAAACCAAGCGCTTCGACTGGTTCCGTGGCTATCACGTGGGCGGACGCTCGCTGATGTGGGGACGGCAGAGCTATCGCCTGTCCGACATCGACTTCGGCGCCAACGCGAAGGAGGGCATCGCGGTGGACTGGCCGATCCGCTACGCCGACATCGCGCCGTGGTACGACCATGTCGAGCGCTTCGCCGGCATCGCCGGCACCACCGAGGGGCTGGACGTGCTGCCCGACGGGCAGTTCCTGCCGCCGATCCCGCTGAACATCGTCGAGCAGGACGTGGCCGCGCGCCTGAAGAAGGCTTTCGGCGGCACGCGCCACATGATCCACTCGCGCACGGCCAACATCACCCAGCCCAAGCCCGAGCAGGGCCGGGTCAACTGCCAGTACCGCAACAAGTGCATCCTGGGCTGCCCGTTCGGTGCCTACTTCTCAACGCAGTCGGCCACGCTGCCGGCGGCGATGGCCACCGGCAACCTGACGCTGCGGCCGTTTTCCATCGTCAAGGAAGTGCTCTACGACAAGGACCGCAAGCGGGCCAAGGGCGTGGAGATCATCGACGCGGAGACCGGGCAGACCTACGTCTTCACGGCCAGGGTGGTGTTCCTCAACGCCTCGGCGTTCAACTCGACCTGGCTGCTGATGAACTCGGCCACCGATGTGTGGGAAGGCGGGCTGGGCTCGTCCTCCGGCGAGCTGGGCCACAACGTCATGGACCATCACTTCCGCGTCGGCGCTTCCGGCCGGGTGGATGGCTATGAGGACAAGTACTACTACGGCCGCCGGCCGTGCGGTTTCTACATCCCGCGCTTCCGCAATCTGGGCGAGGAGCGGCGCGACTACGTGCGCGGCTTCGGCTACCAGGGCGGCGCCAGCCGCACCGGCTGGTCGCGCGACATCGCCGAGCTCAACATCGGCGCCGACCTGAAGCAGGCGCTGACCGTGCCGGGCGAGTGGCGCATCGGCATGACCGCCTTCGGCGAGATCCTGCCCTACCACGACAACACCATCAGCCTGAACCGCAACGTCAAGGACAAGTGGGGCCTGCCGGTGCTGGCGATGGACGTGTCCCTGCGCGAGAACGAGCACGCCATGCGCAAGGACATGGGCGCCGACGCGGCCGAGATGCTCGAGGCCGCCGGCGTCAAGGACGTCGAGGTCTACGAGAGCGACTATGCGCCGGGCATGGGCATCCACGAGATGGGCACCGCGCGCATGGGCCGCGACCGCAAGACCTCGGTGCTGAACATGCACAACCAGGTCTGGGACGCGCCCAACGTGTACGTGACCGACGGGGCGTGCATGACCTCGGCGGCCTGCGTGAACCCATCGCTGACCTACATGGCGCTGACCGCGCGCGCGGCCGACCATGCCGTGCGCGAACTCAAGGCGGGGAACCTGTAA
- a CDS encoding gluconate 2-dehydrogenase subunit 3 family protein, whose amino-acid sequence MQRRELLKMITAATGMAMIGLPSVVFAQAQLEVPPANNAFSAAQVALLDEIAETILPRTDTPGAKDAGVGLFMARFVTDCYDPRQQAVFRAGLADLDKRAKGGFLALKPAQRAELLGKLDAEARAASPDPKKADDEGADSAAIPPHYFTMIKQLVLFGFFTSEVGATKVLRYVPVPGRFDGDLPYEPGTPAWAT is encoded by the coding sequence ATGCAACGACGCGAACTGCTCAAGATGATCACCGCCGCCACCGGCATGGCCATGATCGGCCTGCCGTCGGTGGTGTTCGCCCAGGCGCAGCTGGAAGTGCCGCCGGCCAACAACGCCTTCTCGGCGGCGCAGGTGGCGCTGCTGGACGAGATCGCCGAGACCATCCTGCCGCGCACCGATACGCCGGGCGCCAAGGATGCGGGCGTGGGACTGTTCATGGCCCGCTTCGTGACCGATTGCTACGACCCGCGGCAGCAGGCGGTGTTCCGTGCCGGCCTGGCCGATCTGGACAAGCGGGCCAAGGGCGGCTTCCTGGCGCTCAAGCCGGCCCAGCGCGCCGAGCTGCTGGGCAAGCTGGACGCCGAGGCCCGGGCCGCCAGCCCCGATCCGAAAAAGGCCGACGACGAGGGTGCCGACAGCGCGGCGATCCCGCCGCATTACTTCACCATGATCAAGCAGCTGGTGCTGTTCGGCTTCTTCACCTCCGAGGTGGGCGCGACCAAGGTGCTGCGCTACGTGCCGGTGCCGGGACGCTTCGATGGCGATTTGCCCTACGAGCCGGGCACCCCGGCCTGGGCGACCTGA
- a CDS encoding DUF1080 domain-containing protein → MLACALAAVPACAQQTQSDPAKTEVWKPVPAAVATPPGAAPSDAVVLFDGKDLSAWEGEDGGKPGWSVADGAVTVVPGSKGLRSKKSFCDVQLHVEWRTPTETKGLEGQNRGNSGIFLQDRYELQVLDSYQSATYSNGQAGSIYKQAIPLVNASRAPGQWQTYDVIWTAPRFSQGAGLTAPARITVLHNGVLVQNDTVVAGKTEYIGAPSYAPHGCAPIFLQDHNAKVSYRNIWVREL, encoded by the coding sequence ATGCTGGCCTGTGCGCTGGCCGCCGTGCCGGCGTGTGCGCAGCAGACGCAGAGCGACCCGGCCAAGACCGAGGTGTGGAAGCCGGTGCCGGCGGCCGTGGCCACGCCGCCAGGCGCGGCGCCGTCCGATGCGGTGGTGCTGTTCGACGGCAAGGACCTGTCGGCCTGGGAGGGCGAGGACGGCGGCAAGCCGGGCTGGAGCGTGGCCGATGGCGCGGTCACCGTGGTGCCGGGCAGCAAGGGCCTCCGCAGCAAGAAGAGTTTCTGCGATGTGCAGCTGCACGTGGAATGGCGCACGCCGACCGAGACCAAGGGCCTGGAAGGGCAGAACCGCGGCAACAGCGGCATCTTCCTGCAGGACCGCTATGAGCTGCAGGTGCTGGACAGCTACCAGAGCGCGACCTACTCCAACGGCCAGGCCGGTTCGATCTACAAGCAGGCCATCCCGCTGGTCAACGCCTCGCGCGCGCCGGGCCAGTGGCAGACCTACGATGTGATCTGGACCGCGCCGCGCTTCTCGCAGGGCGCCGGCCTGACCGCGCCGGCGCGCATCACCGTGCTGCATAACGGTGTGCTGGTGCAGAACGACACCGTCGTCGCGGGCAAGACCGAGTACATCGGTGCCCCGTCCTACGCACCGCACGGCTGTGCGCCGATCTTCCTGCAGGACCACAACGCCAAGGTGAGCTACCGCAACATCTGGGTGCGGGAGCTGTAG